One genomic region from Ammospiza caudacuta isolate bAmmCau1 chromosome 1, bAmmCau1.pri, whole genome shotgun sequence encodes:
- the LOC131561929 gene encoding C-C chemokine receptor type 5-like produces MGNETTDYIDWSVTTEIDYGDSAPCMGTEEKHFAAKFLPPLYSLVVIFGLTGNLLVVLILVKYKRLKSMTDIYLLNLAISDLLFVFSLPFWAYYAVHNWIFGEALCRILSGVYLLGFYSGIFFIILLTLDRYLAIVHAVFALKARTVTYGILTSVVTWAVAVLASVPGVLFQKTQKESIGYTCSAHYPSDSIINWKYSFILKMNILGLIVPMLIMIFSYSQILKTLLRSKNEKKQKAVRLIFVIMIFYFIFWTPFHISSFLHAFQNPLFIPTCELQSQLEKAIQVTETISMIHCCINPVIYVFVGEKFRAYLYTFFRKQVAPHLCKKCPSLYREKLERASSTFTQSTAEHDISTGL; encoded by the coding sequence ATGGGAAATGAAACCACAGACTACATCGACTGGTCAGTGACAACAGAAATAGACTATGGCGATTCAGCACCATGCATGGGAACTGAGGAAAAGCACTTTGCAGCAAAATTTTTGCCACCTCTTTATTCTTTAGTGGTGATATTTGGCCTGACAGGCAACCTGCTTGTTGTCCTTATCCTGGTCAAATACAAGAGGCTGAAGAGTATGACTGACATCTACCTGCTCAACTTGGCGATTTCTGATCTGCTGTTTgtgttttctctccccttttGGGCTTATTACGCAGTTCACaactggatttttggggaggcGCTCTGTCGAATTCTGTCAGGTGTCTACCTCCTTGGCTTCTACAGTGGCATCTTCTTCATAATCCTGCTGACCCTGGACAGGTACCTGGCCATAGTGCACGCGGTGTTTGCTTTGAAGGCCAGGACAGTTACCTACGGCATCCTCACCAGTGTTGTCACCTGGGCTGTTGCTGTTTTGGCTTCTGTCCCTGGGGTACTATTTCAGAAAACTCAAAAGGAAAGTATAGGCTATACATGCAGTGCTCATTATCCAAGTGATTCCATAATAAATTGGAAGTACTCTTTTATTCTAAAGATGAACATCCTGGGACTTATTGTTCCAATGCTCATTATGATTTTCAGTTACTCACAAATTCTAAAAACATTGTTGAGATCcaagaatgagaaaaaacagAAGGCAGTCAGACTTATTTTTGTAATCATGATTTTTTACTTCATCTTCTGGACACCATTccatatttcttcttttttgcaTGCATTTCAAAATCCACTTTTCATCCCAACTTGTGAACTTCAAAGTCAGCTGGAGAAAGCAATTCAAGTTACAGAAACAATCTCAATGATCCACTGTTGCATTAATCCTGTGATCTATGTATTTGTTGGAGAAAAATTTAGGGCATATCTTTATACCTTTTTCCGAAAGCAAGTTGCACCTCACCTCTGCAAAAAATGTCCAAGTCTGTATCGTGAAAAGTTGGAAAGAGCCAGTTCCACATTCACACAATCCACTGCGGAGCACGACATCTCTACTGGACTGTAA